One genomic window of Borreliella garinii includes the following:
- a CDS encoding SAM-dependent methyltransferase: MYRLGDEYFQKAKREGYLARSVYKLIEINEKFSLFSSGNVLDIGASPGSFSQYAYKNLKRGVLVSVDINDISLRYVDNFYFIKGDIFSDDTAYKINKFGPYSLVISDVAPKTTGNRLVDTSNSFNLSMRIIDLSFEVLLKKGNLLVKVFQGGDEMQIFKKFEKYFKFVKKIRPKAVRKNSFEIYFLGKSFGK; encoded by the coding sequence GTGTATCGTTTGGGTGATGAGTATTTTCAAAAAGCTAAAAGAGAAGGGTATTTGGCAAGATCTGTTTACAAGTTAATAGAAATTAATGAAAAATTTTCTTTATTTTCTTCTGGCAATGTTTTAGATATTGGTGCATCACCTGGTAGCTTTTCTCAATATGCTTATAAAAATCTTAAAAGAGGTGTTTTAGTGTCTGTTGATATCAATGATATTAGCCTTAGATATGTTGATAATTTTTATTTTATAAAGGGAGATATATTTTCAGACGATACAGCTTATAAAATTAATAAATTTGGGCCTTATAGTCTTGTAATTAGTGATGTTGCCCCTAAAACTACTGGCAATAGACTTGTAGACACCAGCAATTCTTTTAATTTAAGCATGAGAATAATAGATTTATCGTTTGAAGTTTTACTTAAAAAAGGAAATTTGCTTGTTAAAGTTTTTCAGGGAGGAGATGAGATGCAAATTTTTAAAAAGTTTGAAAAATATTTTAAATTTGTAAAAAAAATTAGACCCAAGGCTGTAAGGAAAAATTCTTTTGAAATTTATTTTTTGGGCAAAAGTTTTGGCAAATAG
- a CDS encoding LysM peptidoglycan-binding domain-containing protein — translation MNIKNKLILMLCIVVAISFIACTTPPEARENKNAKIAKLDTKSFELRDIKDIKNELIKERGHLFYSKEFNEAEKLEEAMKQNFSKKKAKEINEIALKVIERYKTIIKETREKKEKVNYLKENIEKYLNDAEANEAYIWIPLEIDEVNNLYFEATRKYKNYDLDDALGMYSKAFNRAQQAAKNAKEAKALKETDERMYKQLKALEAASNLPIYSNNKLIKPSPWNGRAFIKERNSRLNLLNINEDTYLLGETETPIVLAYTEKLEIAKNSKPQEQFKTLELIERSRKLWEKGVEAKHVKNFRLANELFLESARYLEAYQSNASSELYVIKIGNTLWGISKKLYNDPYLWPKIWFANRQKIQNPDLIHSNWKIIIPAK, via the coding sequence ATGAATATAAAGAATAAATTAATATTGATGCTGTGCATTGTAGTAGCAATCTCTTTTATCGCATGCACAACGCCTCCAGAAGCAAGAGAGAATAAAAATGCTAAAATTGCAAAGCTAGATACTAAAAGTTTTGAATTAAGAGATATAAAAGACATTAAAAATGAACTAATAAAAGAAAGAGGACATCTTTTTTATTCTAAAGAGTTCAATGAAGCTGAAAAATTAGAAGAAGCAATGAAACAAAATTTTTCTAAAAAAAAAGCAAAAGAAATAAATGAAATTGCGCTAAAAGTAATTGAAAGATACAAAACAATAATAAAAGAAACAAGAGAAAAAAAAGAAAAAGTAAATTACCTTAAAGAAAATATCGAAAAGTATCTAAACGATGCAGAAGCAAATGAAGCATATATATGGATTCCTTTGGAAATCGACGAAGTAAACAACTTGTATTTCGAAGCAACAAGAAAATATAAAAATTACGATCTTGACGATGCCCTTGGCATGTATAGCAAAGCATTCAACAGAGCACAACAAGCAGCAAAAAATGCTAAAGAAGCTAAAGCTTTAAAAGAAACTGATGAAAGAATGTATAAACAATTAAAAGCTCTTGAAGCGGCTTCCAACTTGCCAATTTATAGCAACAATAAGCTTATTAAACCATCACCATGGAATGGTAGAGCATTTATTAAAGAAAGAAACAGTCGCTTAAACCTTTTAAACATTAATGAAGACACCTATCTTCTTGGAGAAACAGAAACTCCAATAGTACTAGCATATACAGAAAAGTTAGAAATAGCAAAAAACTCTAAACCTCAAGAACAATTCAAAACACTAGAACTTATTGAGCGATCTAGAAAATTATGGGAAAAAGGAGTTGAGGCTAAACATGTCAAAAACTTTAGACTTGCCAATGAATTATTTTTAGAATCTGCAAGATACCTAGAAGCTTATCAAAGCAATGCAAGTAGTGAGCTTTATGTAATAAAAATAGGCAATACCTTATGGGGCATTTCTAAAAAATTATATAATGACCCTTACTTATGGCCAAAAATTTGGTTTGCTAACAGACAAAAAATACAAAATCCAGATCTGATTCATTCCAACTGGAAGATAATAATTCCTGCTAAATAA
- a CDS encoding ATP-binding cassette domain-containing protein, with translation MVEFKNIVKYFPDIDKPILDSINLKIGEVKIFTVVGKNGEGKSTLAKIIAGLVEFDSGEILVNGIKQKNWNVDKAKNNGIYLVSQVPNLKMNLRVWEYLSIYWFGYAFFMPMNKSKTYKYYKWLMQFYKISFDLDKKIKDLNIKEIYFLLIIASLKENAKIIIFDESAAYFSQKEAQAFIKLLVLLKKSGIASFFITHSEITDAVKFSDEFIVLKDGKCFRTINKESILSKLESSSDKTFFANINFNKFEKDSIKFNLFFEDFWKYDVSFSLNKRGVLGIIGEEATIKTWEKLFLGELIFVGCIKIDGIRYERINIFECKAGFLPLGIGNLFPDNSSILDNFLAKFMNFENKIFIRQSYINNIKNFFKKKMEFCSEEKIYRILYSKSLAFSGGTLKKFALYREMYIAKSFLVCFSPLSNLDHKAYNEMSVAIRNYSKEKPVLLITSNLDELLLLSDNILAMKMGEVLLNVSREKISKEKLKELLFL, from the coding sequence ATGGTAGAGTTTAAAAATATAGTTAAATATTTCCCAGATATTGATAAGCCTATTTTAGATAGTATTAATTTAAAAATTGGAGAAGTTAAAATTTTCACAGTAGTTGGTAAAAATGGAGAAGGGAAGAGCACTCTAGCCAAGATTATTGCCGGACTTGTTGAATTTGATAGTGGTGAAATATTGGTCAATGGTATTAAACAGAAAAATTGGAATGTAGATAAAGCTAAAAATAACGGCATTTATCTTGTCTCTCAAGTTCCTAATTTGAAAATGAATTTAAGAGTATGGGAATATTTGAGTATTTATTGGTTTGGTTATGCATTTTTCATGCCGATGAATAAATCTAAGACCTATAAATATTATAAATGGCTTATGCAATTTTATAAAATTTCTTTTGATCTAGATAAGAAAATTAAAGATTTGAATATTAAAGAGATTTATTTTTTACTTATTATTGCTTCTCTTAAAGAGAATGCAAAAATAATTATTTTTGATGAGAGTGCTGCTTATTTTTCTCAAAAAGAAGCTCAAGCTTTTATAAAATTGCTTGTATTGCTTAAGAAATCAGGAATTGCCTCTTTTTTTATTACCCACAGTGAGATAACAGATGCTGTAAAATTTAGCGATGAGTTTATTGTTTTAAAAGATGGTAAGTGTTTTAGAACAATAAATAAAGAATCAATTTTGAGTAAACTTGAATCCTCTAGCGATAAAACATTTTTTGCAAATATTAATTTTAATAAATTTGAAAAGGATTCTATTAAATTTAATCTGTTTTTTGAAGATTTTTGGAAGTACGATGTTAGTTTTTCTTTAAATAAAAGGGGTGTTTTAGGAATAATTGGTGAAGAAGCTACAATTAAAACTTGGGAAAAATTATTCTTAGGAGAACTTATTTTTGTTGGGTGCATAAAAATTGATGGCATCAGATATGAGCGAATAAATATTTTTGAGTGTAAAGCGGGATTTTTACCTCTAGGTATTGGCAATTTATTTCCTGATAATAGCAGTATATTGGATAATTTTTTAGCTAAATTTATGAATTTTGAAAATAAAATTTTTATTAGGCAATCTTATATTAATAATATTAAAAATTTTTTTAAAAAAAAAATGGAATTTTGTAGCGAAGAGAAAATATATAGAATTCTTTATTCCAAATCTTTGGCATTTTCTGGAGGAACTTTGAAGAAGTTTGCTCTTTACAGAGAAATGTATATTGCAAAAAGTTTTTTAGTTTGTTTTTCTCCTTTAAGCAATTTAGATCATAAGGCTTATAATGAAATGTCTGTTGCTATTCGTAATTATTCAAAAGAAAAGCCAGTTCTTTTGATTACCTCTAATTTAGATGAATTACTTTTGCTCTCCGATAACATTTTAGCAATGAAAATGGGAGAAGTTTTGTTAAACGTATCTAGAGAAAAGATTAGTAAAGAAAAATTAAAGGAATTACTATTTTTATGA
- a CDS encoding NAD(+)/NADH kinase produces the protein MKNKALLCINTLKSGASILGNDIKAYLETKYFVEVVLIDVSRPLLSFPRENFLFLITLGGDGTVLLAVNLLLENKNVDIPIISINMGKVGFLADIKIEDFKKVIDRFFKNSLVINKKFLLHVTVYNHGKDLISKYALNDIIIRSSLLNKMIHVDLKVNSESFLSYKSDGIIVSTPTGSTGYSFSAGGPILEADLEGFLLTPISPHSVYNRSFVFSKLSKLSLSFPKEYFIAPASIFLDGINFGSFGVDVVFEFEISSQSLNFVSFCTDTFVKRLKNKLL, from the coding sequence ATGAAGAATAAGGCTCTTCTTTGTATTAATACTTTAAAGTCGGGAGCTAGCATTTTAGGCAATGATATTAAAGCTTATTTAGAAACCAAGTATTTTGTTGAGGTGGTGTTAATAGATGTTAGTAGGCCTTTATTATCTTTTCCAAGAGAAAATTTTCTTTTTTTGATAACTTTAGGAGGAGATGGGACAGTTCTTTTGGCTGTTAACTTGCTTCTTGAAAATAAAAATGTTGATATTCCGATTATTTCAATTAATATGGGGAAGGTGGGGTTTTTGGCGGATATTAAGATTGAGGATTTTAAAAAAGTCATAGATAGATTTTTTAAAAATTCTTTAGTAATTAATAAAAAATTTTTGCTTCATGTAACAGTTTATAATCACGGTAAAGATTTAATTTCTAAATATGCTTTAAACGATATTATTATTCGCTCAAGTCTTCTTAATAAAATGATTCATGTAGATCTTAAGGTTAATTCCGAGAGTTTTTTATCATATAAAAGTGATGGGATAATTGTGTCTACTCCAACAGGTTCAACGGGATATTCTTTCTCAGCAGGAGGTCCTATTTTGGAAGCAGATCTTGAGGGATTTTTACTTACACCTATTTCACCCCATTCTGTTTATAATCGCTCTTTTGTGTTCTCTAAATTAAGTAAACTTTCTCTTTCTTTTCCAAAGGAATATTTTATAGCTCCAGCATCAATTTTTTTAGATGGAATTAATTTTGGTTCTTTCGGAGTTGATGTTGTTTTTGAATTTGAAATTTCTTCTCAAAGCTTAAATTTTGTCTCATTTTGTACTGATACTTTTGTTAAGAGATTGAAAAACAAATTATTATAA
- a CDS encoding ABC transporter permease — MFGIFEQAIVFSYLALGALYTERIKLLNVSIEGISYLSIFLTSFFIYLGYGIFMSTIFTLFISFLFGFFLSFIVKKNYDIFIAGIGINIFCYFFVDYLMKSNFNFIPGFTLNLSGNFEIITFIAIFFIFLFITVYVISYSRIRAVFEFISSRNYEDILGEKISNRFKSFAIFVSIFTASLAGSFVAVNLNAYSYNLGLNNGWLAICILYIAFSNPLLIFPISFLIVFFEYQFFHTQEYINSYFSLSFTFYVAIIINILVSLIKKKDKS, encoded by the coding sequence ATGTTTGGTATTTTTGAGCAAGCTATTGTATTTTCGTATTTAGCACTTGGGGCCCTTTATACAGAAAGGATAAAACTTTTAAATGTATCTATTGAGGGCATTTCGTATCTTTCAATATTTTTAACATCTTTTTTTATTTATTTGGGATATGGAATTTTTATGTCGACCATTTTCACTCTTTTTATCAGCTTTTTGTTTGGATTTTTTTTATCTTTTATAGTAAAGAAAAATTATGATATTTTTATAGCAGGAATAGGTATTAATATTTTTTGTTATTTTTTTGTTGATTATTTAATGAAGAGTAATTTTAATTTTATTCCTGGTTTTACTTTGAATTTATCTGGTAATTTTGAGATTATTACTTTTATTGCGATTTTTTTCATTTTTTTATTTATTACTGTTTATGTTATAAGTTATTCAAGAATTAGAGCAGTTTTTGAATTTATATCTTCAAGAAATTATGAAGACATTTTGGGTGAAAAAATAAGCAATCGTTTCAAATCTTTTGCAATTTTTGTATCAATTTTCACAGCAAGTCTTGCCGGTTCATTTGTTGCAGTAAATCTTAATGCTTACTCTTATAATTTGGGACTAAACAATGGTTGGCTTGCTATTTGCATTCTTTATATTGCATTTTCAAATCCTTTATTAATTTTCCCAATTTCTTTTTTGATAGTTTTTTTTGAATATCAATTTTTTCACACCCAAGAGTATATAAATTCTTATTTTTCCCTTTCTTTTACATTTTATGTGGCAATAATAATAAATATATTGGTTTCGCTGATTAAGAAAAAAGATAAATCTTAA
- a CDS encoding BMP family ABC transporter substrate-binding protein — MSKNLFFKVFWILFTVFHLYLFVYLIFLKKRKTDVSNKTNIALFIPGVISGSPSYKEMYDSLFEFKKKHEDLEIKVLEAGFNQSEWIEMLEKLLNSKKYDFLITTNNAMQDIVDSVSSNYPHTKFLIFDSLVKNTNNQVYSVSYNVAEEAYILGYYVGLFLMEFVKSGFGNAALIAGQNYPAMRDYIYYYFKKGILDVGVRSEVYYRVLGNWHDSNLAKLLSDSLIKDSGALVILPIVGPAVEGVLSSVRENNISAVLFDSEDYLDNKENIIGSGITNQKYYVSYILDKALKSEINYGNSDIFGIKHKGVLFNLSNVFYLGQTSQKLKEDLLKKIEEVSANGIKIDLEQN, encoded by the coding sequence ATGAGTAAGAACTTGTTTTTTAAAGTGTTTTGGATTTTATTCACAGTATTTCATTTATATTTATTTGTTTATTTAATTTTTTTAAAGAAGCGAAAAACTGATGTTTCTAATAAAACTAATATTGCTTTATTTATTCCAGGGGTTATTTCAGGGTCTCCATCTTATAAAGAAATGTATGATTCTTTGTTTGAATTCAAAAAAAAGCACGAAGATCTTGAAATTAAAGTTTTAGAAGCTGGATTTAATCAAAGTGAGTGGATAGAAATGCTTGAAAAATTATTAAATTCAAAAAAATATGATTTTTTAATAACTACGAATAATGCTATGCAAGATATTGTTGATAGTGTTTCGAGCAATTATCCCCATACTAAGTTTCTCATTTTTGATTCTTTAGTCAAAAACACTAACAATCAAGTTTATTCAGTCTCTTATAACGTTGCAGAAGAGGCATATATTTTAGGATATTATGTAGGCCTTTTTTTAATGGAATTTGTTAAATCTGGCTTTGGGAATGCTGCTCTGATTGCAGGTCAAAACTATCCTGCTATGAGAGATTATATTTATTATTATTTTAAAAAAGGCATTCTTGATGTGGGTGTTAGGTCTGAAGTTTATTATAGAGTTTTAGGCAATTGGCATGATAGTAATTTGGCTAAATTGTTATCAGACTCTTTAATTAAAGATTCGGGGGCCTTGGTAATACTTCCTATTGTAGGACCTGCTGTTGAAGGAGTACTTTCTTCTGTTAGAGAGAATAATATTTCTGCGGTTCTTTTTGATAGTGAAGATTATTTAGATAATAAAGAAAATATTATTGGTTCGGGAATTACAAATCAAAAATATTATGTTTCATATATTTTGGATAAGGCTCTTAAGTCAGAGATTAACTATGGGAATTCTGATATTTTTGGTATAAAACATAAAGGGGTTTTATTTAATCTTTCAAATGTTTTTTACTTAGGGCAAACCAGTCAAAAGTTGAAAGAAGATCTTTTAAAAAAAATAGAAGAGGTTAGTGCAAATGGTATAAAAATTGATTTGGAACAAAATTAA
- a CDS encoding tetratricopeptide repeat protein, translating into MRKTIIIALFYGLITNIYPEIKSTSKLNEQANKYKIEKLYQKSMMLKNSKKYNKAIANLKKIVNMDQNQVDAHLLLSELEYLNKNWKKAIVKSQDYLKIIDFKDKKNFLDISWAYFLIGEVENSMDYIIEFFQSGKELFKENIFIALDALLKKSIYHFVKNENEAFNTILTSTFQLALNDDTLFIIFLNSLEIIKQIPFYYFNRKKLKELYLQISTLKTIQNTMCKT; encoded by the coding sequence ATGAGAAAAACAATAATAATAGCGCTTTTCTATGGTTTGATTACAAATATTTACCCTGAAATAAAATCAACATCAAAGCTCAATGAACAAGCAAACAAATATAAAATAGAAAAACTTTATCAAAAATCAATGATGCTAAAAAACTCAAAAAAATACAACAAAGCTATAGCAAATCTAAAAAAAATAGTTAACATGGATCAAAATCAAGTTGATGCCCATCTTTTGCTTTCAGAATTGGAATATTTAAATAAAAACTGGAAGAAAGCAATTGTTAAATCTCAAGATTACTTAAAAATAATAGACTTTAAAGATAAAAAAAACTTTTTAGATATCTCTTGGGCATACTTTTTAATAGGAGAGGTTGAAAATTCAATGGACTACATAATTGAATTTTTCCAAAGCGGTAAGGAATTGTTCAAAGAAAATATATTTATAGCACTTGATGCTCTTTTAAAAAAAAGTATTTATCATTTTGTAAAAAATGAAAATGAAGCATTTAATACAATATTGACCTCAACATTCCAATTAGCGCTTAATGACGATACCTTATTTATAATTTTTTTAAATAGTTTAGAAATAATAAAACAAATACCCTTCTATTATTTTAACAGGAAAAAATTAAAAGAATTATACCTGCAAATTAGTACTCTAAAAACAATTCAAAACACAATGTGCAAAACTTGA
- a CDS encoding chemotaxis protein CheW: MFRKEISEDRKSQLQVAGFKIGKESYGVSIEHIREIIKVPSEGVYAIPNVPEYIIGIYNLRGSIIPLVNLNIKFGVPSISVTEEDMLLTGYLIVKIKNKLLGIFVDRVLKVISFDDSRIQEPPATLQTLDRKYISGVVKLDDADNLESEYLVLIDIAKIFDKCEFDDIPYKDQHEE; encoded by the coding sequence ATGTTTAGAAAAGAAATATCTGAAGATAGAAAGTCACAGCTGCAAGTTGCAGGTTTTAAAATAGGCAAAGAAAGTTATGGTGTCTCAATAGAGCATATTAGAGAAATTATCAAAGTTCCATCAGAAGGAGTTTATGCTATACCAAATGTTCCTGAATATATTATAGGTATTTATAATCTTAGAGGCAGTATTATTCCTTTAGTTAATTTAAATATTAAATTTGGGGTTCCTTCTATTTCAGTAACAGAAGAAGATATGCTTTTGACAGGATACTTAATAGTTAAGATTAAAAATAAACTTTTGGGCATTTTTGTTGACAGGGTTCTTAAAGTTATTAGCTTTGATGATTCTAGGATTCAAGAACCTCCTGCTACTTTACAAACTTTAGATAGAAAATATATATCTGGAGTTGTAAAGCTTGATGATGCTGATAATCTTGAGAGTGAATATTTAGTATTAATTGATATTGCAAAAATTTTTGATAAATGCGAATTTGACGATATTCCCTATAAAGATCAACATGAAGAATAA
- a CDS encoding ABC transporter permease, with protein MTLFKNGLMALIFSFLILSISYFFGDFFQFSYIKMISWRFILFLIMATGIATCAKSNALNLGNEGQVYFGAFFVYIFSSFFGLTYFNFIYLIFLSSFFVGLLGLLPFFITFFFGLNRALTGLLISYGNQRLVDGFILNMLKTGSFSNQTKRINGLFALDSSLIYLFLFGMSIWFFYFFMHKKTIYGLQLEILSNKKKIDIFSNINEFKYKFFAVFGSAFLNGLVGSMFVVFFKPYLVLGLTSGLGWNSLIVAVISGFNYIYVLFFSLLFSILIEFNNFLNINYDFKYEFIGLCQSIAIFLSLFLIKARKK; from the coding sequence ATGACCTTGTTTAAAAATGGTTTAATGGCATTAATTTTTTCTTTTTTGATATTAAGTATTAGCTATTTTTTTGGTGATTTTTTTCAATTTTCTTATATCAAGATGATATCTTGGCGTTTTATTTTATTTTTAATAATGGCTACTGGCATTGCTACTTGCGCCAAGAGCAATGCATTAAATCTTGGAAATGAGGGTCAGGTTTATTTTGGAGCATTTTTCGTTTATATATTTTCAAGTTTTTTTGGATTGACTTATTTTAATTTTATATATTTGATATTTTTAAGTTCTTTTTTTGTGGGACTTTTAGGACTTCTTCCCTTTTTTATTACTTTTTTCTTTGGATTAAATAGAGCTTTAACAGGGCTTTTAATATCTTATGGAAATCAAAGGTTGGTAGATGGATTTATTTTAAATATGTTGAAAACAGGTAGTTTTTCTAATCAGACAAAAAGAATCAATGGTTTATTTGCTTTAGATTCATCACTTATTTACTTATTTTTATTTGGTATGTCAATTTGGTTTTTTTATTTTTTTATGCATAAAAAAACTATTTATGGACTTCAGCTTGAAATATTAAGTAATAAGAAAAAGATAGATATTTTTTCCAATATAAATGAATTTAAATATAAGTTTTTTGCTGTATTTGGTAGTGCTTTTTTAAATGGTCTTGTAGGTTCTATGTTTGTAGTGTTTTTTAAACCATATTTGGTTTTAGGGCTGACTTCGGGGCTTGGTTGGAACAGTTTAATTGTTGCTGTAATTTCAGGATTTAATTATATTTATGTATTATTTTTTAGTCTATTATTTTCAATATTAATCGAATTTAATAATTTTCTTAATATAAATTATGATTTTAAGTATGAATTTATTGGTCTTTGTCAATCAATTGCTATTTTTCTCTCTTTATTTTTGATTAAAGCTAGGAAAAAGTAG
- a CDS encoding polyprenyl synthetase family protein, giving the protein MQNKLFLKNIEKNINSIFSTTNFLNLFKDKDLNFTFKIKKETLDYIKLPAIEIINRGGKRIRPMIMILLAYALGLKEKNNRLIYKLSLLLELPHSGSLIIDDIEDNSLKRRGGSAIHLIYGIDNSINAGNLIYFLPAKLIERSNLKENQKLLIYENFFTTLSNLHLGQGIDIKFHNESHIPSIKEYISLVELKTASLFGMASFLAAIITNNEDKAKKIYSTFLKLGVYFQIIDDIKNIKNKINGKEFGDDLIEGKKSLPIIYFLQEKKFEPKIIAKFNQIKNAQTITERKEIFKLTEMINSSKSIRNSTTIALKYLNEFKTELNLYPLKNRYKNLLIDIVEQIKEGI; this is encoded by the coding sequence ATGCAAAATAAACTGTTTTTAAAAAACATTGAAAAAAATATTAACAGCATCTTTTCAACAACCAATTTTCTAAATTTATTCAAAGATAAAGATTTAAATTTTACTTTTAAAATAAAAAAGGAAACCCTCGATTATATTAAATTACCAGCAATTGAAATAATTAATAGAGGTGGAAAACGAATAAGACCAATGATAATGATTCTTTTAGCATACGCATTAGGTTTAAAAGAAAAAAACAACAGACTAATATATAAATTAAGCTTACTGCTTGAACTTCCTCATTCTGGAAGTTTGATTATTGATGACATTGAAGACAATTCGTTAAAAAGGCGAGGCGGATCAGCAATACATTTAATATATGGAATAGATAACAGCATAAATGCCGGTAATTTGATTTATTTTTTACCTGCAAAATTAATAGAAAGATCAAATTTAAAAGAAAATCAAAAATTATTGATTTATGAAAATTTTTTTACAACTCTTTCAAATCTCCATCTAGGACAAGGAATTGATATTAAATTTCATAACGAATCACACATTCCAAGCATTAAGGAATACATTTCCTTAGTAGAATTAAAAACAGCTTCGCTTTTCGGGATGGCTAGCTTTCTAGCCGCAATAATCACAAATAATGAAGACAAGGCTAAAAAAATTTACAGTACATTCCTAAAACTTGGTGTTTATTTCCAAATAATAGACGATATTAAAAACATAAAAAATAAAATTAATGGCAAAGAATTCGGAGATGATTTAATTGAAGGAAAAAAAAGTTTGCCAATAATTTATTTTTTACAAGAAAAAAAATTTGAACCAAAAATTATTGCAAAATTTAATCAAATAAAAAATGCCCAAACCATTACAGAAAGAAAAGAAATATTTAAACTAACAGAGATGATAAATTCATCAAAATCAATAAGAAATTCAACTACTATTGCTTTAAAATATTTAAACGAGTTTAAAACCGAACTCAATTTATACCCATTAAAAAATAGATATAAAAATCTACTAATAGATATTGTCGAACAAATAAAAGAAGGAATATAA